The Pseudobdellovibrionaceae bacterium region GGTCGAAGGGCGCGGGAATCGCGCGGACCGCTTTTTCGGTCACTTCAAGTTGGATCTCCAGGCGGGTCGCTAGCGCCGCGTCCTTCGCTTTCACGAGTTCCAGCACCGATCCGCCGTTCAACGTCAGGGCCTCTTTGATACCCAAGAAGTTGTACACGATGTCGTTGTGGGTGGTGTCCGAGAAGCACGAGTGCTCGTCTTCTTGGAGTTGCGTATCGTAAGCGACGAACAGGCGCTCTTGGCTCAGCTCGAAGCCGGCCAGTTGCACGGTGCCGGTCAGGATGAAGCCCAGCGACTCGAGGGTCTTTGCGGGCGACGCGAAGTCGGCGACGTAGTTCGCGCCGTTCGCGGGATTCCATTCTTCCGCCAGGTGCGTCAGGTGCTCGATCAGCAGATCCGAAACCAGCGACAGATATTGACGGCGGCGGTCCGCGTTCTTTTTGACGGTGAAGTCGGTGTAGGGACGGTTGCCGGGTCCGTTGATATTGAAGTCTTGGCCCCAGAGCATGAACTCGATCGCGTGCCAGCCGGTCGAGATGTTTTTCTCGCCGTCTTTTTCGTTTAGCTCGATCAGCAGTTCTTTCGAAAGAGTCGGGTAGTTGACGAGGTCGTTGATGAAACCCGCGCCGTTATCGCCACGGACCGAGTCGATATAGACTTCGTCCAGCGGCCAAGCGTTGATCAGGCCTTCGGGACCGTCTTCACGGTCGATGGGGCCCGAGTAGAAACGGAAAACTTCGGTCGTCGAGTACAGCTTGCGCGCTTCCACCCAAGCGGTCTTCGCGGCTTCGAGCGACTCGGCCGAGGGCGCTTGCGTGAACGCCTGGATCTTTTCGTTCATCAGTTTCGTGGCGGTCAAAGTCTCGGTGTAACGAGTGAACACGAATTTCGAGTAGGCGCTCACCACGGCTTTGGGAGTTTGGGCCAAAGCTTGGGCACTGACCGTCAGCAGGACCGCGCTGAGCGCGAGTTTCAAAGATTTCATCGAGGATCCTCCGTAAGAATTGGCCGCAACTGAGACGATAAAACCCGCGCGGTCAAAACCGCCCGTGCGGGTTTCCGGAGTTGAAAATCAACTGAAGTTACGGGCAGCTCGAGATGCTGGTTTCTTCGCGGATTTCGTTGGGACCGTCGACAAAGTCCATCACGACTTCGTTTTTGCCGTTGGCGCGGGCGTTTTCGACGTACTCTTCGTCGCCCCAGAGGATGCCTTGATCCAGCGCCCAGGCGGCCCATTTGGAATCGCCTACGAAACAGACTTCGCCGCTCAAGATATCCGAGGCGTAGCAGCCGTCGGCATAACTATCGACGACCATATTCTTGGACGTCACATAGACTTCGCCGCGGCACATAATTTTGTTTTCGGTCTCGGGAAACAGCTCCAGCTGCTCGGCTTGGGCGAAGGACATATTGAAAAGACAGGGGAAAACGAATGCGATCAGGAACGATTTCATGGGATCTCCTCCAAATGTCCGCGTCCTATGCCTTGGGCGAAGGCTTGTCCATTCAGGGGATGTACAGCCTGTGATTTTGACAAGACATTAACGCGGGAGTAGGTGTTTCGCCCACACGGTCAACGGGTTTTGAAAAAGTGGTTTTTTTGAAAAACCTCGGTCGTGAGGGGGAAGCTTGAGTCCTGCGTTACTGTCCGTCCGTCGCCCCATCTTTATCGCGTCACTCGTCATTTTAATGCTCGCCCTCGGGATGATCTCGCTGAATCGTCTGCCGATCGATCTTTATCCCGACGTCACGTTCCCCACGGTCGTCGTGCAGACGGTCTACGGCGGGGCCGGGCCGATCGAAATTGAAACGGAAGTCTCGCGGGTCCTTGAGGACGAGGTTTCGACGATCTCGGGCGTGCAGAAAGTGTCTTCGCAAAACCGCGAGGGCGTCTCGGTCGTCATCGTCGAATTCAATCTGAATACGAATTTGAACTTCGCGGAACAACAGGTCCGCGCGAAGGTCTCGAACTCCATGCGGATGCTGCCCGAAGACGTCGACGAGCCGATCATCCGTCAGGTCAGTCCTTCGGACGCGCCGATCCTGGGCATCGCGATGCGCTCGACGCTTCCGGATGCGCAGCTTTACGATCTGGCGAAAGAGGTGATCTCGCCCCAGTTCGAACAGATCTACCAGGTCGGTCAGGTCGATATCTTGGGCGGTCGTCGTCGCGAGGTGCACGTCAACCTCGACATGAACAAGTTGCGTAACGCCGATATCTCGGCGACCTCGGTCGTGGCGGCGCTGCAAAGCGGGGGGCGGAACATCCCGATCGGGAAGACCGACGACTCCGGGAAAGAGTACAGTTACCGCACGATCGCGCAGTTCAAAACTTTGAGCGATATCGACAACACCGTCCTGCGTTTGGCGAACATCGATCACCCGATCACGATCGGCCGCCTGGGCACGATTTCGGATTCACTCATCGACGAGGTCTCGCGCACCCGCTTCAACGGGGAAAAAGCGATCTACTTCAACATCTTCCGTCAATCCGGCGCGAACTCCGTGCGGGTCGCGGACGACGTCAAAAAACGGATGGAGAAGATCAACCTCGAATTGAAGACCAAAGGCACCGATGCCGAGATGAAACTCGTCAACGACCGCAGCCGGGTCATCCGCAACAACGTCTTTGACGTCTACGAGTCGATCTTTTTCGGGGTTTTGCTGACGATCATCGTGGTCTACTTCTTCCTGGGGAGCTGGAAATCGACGATCATCACGGGCTTCGCGCTGCCGAACTCGCTGTTGGGCGCGTGTATCATGATGCTCGTGTTCGACTTCTCGATCAACATCATGAGTCTGCTCGCGATGAGTCTGGTCGTGGGACTGCTGGTCGATGACGCCATCGTCGTGCGGGAAAACATCTTCCGTAAACTCGAGCAGGGCCTGTCGCCGAAACAGGCGGCGGTCACGGGAACCAACGAAGTCACGATGGCCGTCATCGCGACGACGCTGACCATCCTCGCGGTCTTCGGTCCCATCGGGAACTTGCAAGGGATCGTCGGTCAGTTCTTCAAGCAGTTCGGACTCACGGTCTGCTTCGCGATGATCATTTCGCTTTTCGACGGTCTGTTCGTCGCGCCGGCGATGAGCGCGTATGTCGGGGGCGGTTTGCATCACGGCGAACCGAAGTTCTTCCTGGCGCGCTGGAACCGCAATATGCTGAAGGGCTTCGATCGGTTCAATACCTGGCTCGAGAAGCGCTACGCGGCCTTGCTCCATTGGGTGATGAGAGTGCCCTGGGTCACGCTGGTCGCGTCCGTGGGGATCTTCATCGGTTCGGTGATGCTCGCCGGACGGGTGCCTTTCACGTTCTTGCCGCCCGCCGATAACGGCGAGTTCTTCGTGACCTTCGAGCTGGATCCGGGGGCGTCTTTGGATGCCACCGAAGCCGTCGCGAACGACATTCAAAAGCGGGTGCGGGAGCTTCCGCAGGTGGAAGACATCTTGATGACCATCGGCTCGGGCACGTCCGAGTCGAACAAGGGGGACTTGTACCTGCGCTTGGTGGGCCCGAAGGACCGCGCCGAAAATACGACGGGCGTGAAAGCCATCGTGCGCGAAAAGATGAAGGACCTCGAGACTAAATATAAAGTCAAAGTCACCGATCAGTCGGGCGGCGGCGGCCAGCGGCAGTTCAACATGAACCTGGTCGGACAGAATCTCGACGATCTGATTTCGTTCTCGGAAAAAGTGCGCGAGCGCCTTTCGAAGCACCCCGCGCTGTCGCAGGTCGACTCCAGTTACCGTGCGGGGAAACCCGAATTCCAGGTCGTGCCCAACTCGCGGACTTCGCAAATGGCGGGCGTGACGCTGACGTCGATGGGGCTTGAGCTGCGGATTCTGGTCGAGGGGCAGACGCCCGCGGTCTACCGCGAAAACGGCTACGATTACGACGTGCGCGTGCGCTTGCAAGACGATCAACGGGATCTACGGCAGAACTTCCAGCGCATGATGGTGCCGAACTTGAACAACCGGATGATCCCGCTGCCCAACGTGGCCAGCGTGAAAGAGGCGACCGGCCCCACGACGATTTTGCGTGAAAATCGTACGCGTTACATCCAGCTGTCGGCGGACATGGTCCCCGGCGGTCCCGGACTGGGCGGCGCGATCACGGACATCAACAAGATGTTTCTGGAAGACCTCAAGCCGCCGCCGGGC contains the following coding sequences:
- a CDS encoding efflux RND transporter permease subunit; the protein is MSPALLSVRRPIFIASLVILMLALGMISLNRLPIDLYPDVTFPTVVVQTVYGGAGPIEIETEVSRVLEDEVSTISGVQKVSSQNREGVSVVIVEFNLNTNLNFAEQQVRAKVSNSMRMLPEDVDEPIIRQVSPSDAPILGIAMRSTLPDAQLYDLAKEVISPQFEQIYQVGQVDILGGRRREVHVNLDMNKLRNADISATSVVAALQSGGRNIPIGKTDDSGKEYSYRTIAQFKTLSDIDNTVLRLANIDHPITIGRLGTISDSLIDEVSRTRFNGEKAIYFNIFRQSGANSVRVADDVKKRMEKINLELKTKGTDAEMKLVNDRSRVIRNNVFDVYESIFFGVLLTIIVVYFFLGSWKSTIITGFALPNSLLGACIMMLVFDFSINIMSLLAMSLVVGLLVDDAIVVRENIFRKLEQGLSPKQAAVTGTNEVTMAVIATTLTILAVFGPIGNLQGIVGQFFKQFGLTVCFAMIISLFDGLFVAPAMSAYVGGGLHHGEPKFFLARWNRNMLKGFDRFNTWLEKRYAALLHWVMRVPWVTLVASVGIFIGSVMLAGRVPFTFLPPADNGEFFVTFELDPGASLDATEAVANDIQKRVRELPQVEDILMTIGSGTSESNKGDLYLRLVGPKDRAENTTGVKAIVREKMKDLETKYKVKVTDQSGGGGQRQFNMNLVGQNLDDLISFSEKVRERLSKHPALSQVDSSYRAGKPEFQVVPNSRTSQMAGVTLTSMGLELRILVEGQTPAVYRENGYDYDVRVRLQDDQRDLRQNFQRMMVPNLNNRMIPLPNVASVKEATGPTTILRENRTRYIQLSADMVPGGPGLGGAITDINKMFLEDLKPPPGVSHSFVGEAERFAELMTNILVSLGLGFLFIYLVLASLYESFVKPITIMIVIPLAACGGFAALWLTGSSFDLFSMIGCVMLMGLATKNSILLVDYAAEAIRQGKDMKTAIIEAGETRLRPILMTSFALIAGMVPVAIGLNEASKGRTSLGIVVIGGTISSTVLTLVVIPAVYSYIDRFEHWLIRVFHRLFGEDKNVV